A genomic segment from Deinococcus humi encodes:
- a CDS encoding pyridoxamine 5'-phosphate oxidase family protein has product MTREQSIKHIAGIIKDVKFAMLTTVTDAGHMHARPMTTQQAEFDGDLWFIGGKDTESVHDMAQRPQVNVSYVDVDSSNYVSLTGTAELVEDRAKLDELWSDFYKTYFEGGKDDPNVQLIKISTHGAELWEGPGKVKALYEMAKGAVTGKRGDMGNNETVKL; this is encoded by the coding sequence ATGACCCGTGAACAATCCATCAAACATATTGCCGGCATCATCAAGGACGTCAAGTTCGCCATGCTGACCACCGTGACCGACGCGGGCCACATGCATGCGCGGCCCATGACCACCCAGCAGGCCGAGTTCGACGGTGACCTGTGGTTCATCGGCGGCAAGGACACTGAGAGCGTTCATGACATGGCTCAGCGCCCTCAGGTCAACGTGAGCTACGTCGATGTCGACAGCAGCAACTATGTCAGTCTGACTGGCACCGCCGAACTGGTGGAGGACCGCGCCAAGCTCGACGAGCTGTGGAGTGACTTCTACAAGACCTATTTTGAAGGCGGCAAGGACGATCCCAACGTCCAGCTGATCAAGATCAGCACGCACGGCGCGGAACTGTGGGAAGGTCCCGGCAAGGTCAAGGCCCTTTACGAAATGGCAAAAGGGGCAGTAACGGGCAAGCGCGGCGACATGGGCAACAACGAGACGGTTAAGTTGTAA
- a CDS encoding metallophosphoesterase, giving the protein MLKFMAFGDVHADFETLWAALRAASCVDGSFMPTPPVRSGLFQVVLIGDLVHPKNEGEYARLIGLPRFHMRDPDHLLLAARNQAAGLERLRLYQAAAPHAVHILLGNHDDAVLNGSYTLGTSGGLVHLEFDPERGGVLLPEHLRTWIGQFPRELRVGAVQFAHVSPLPAHTQYDDLFYGDRSTKHWFRDTPEYVEMAGLAFGVYGHTQIDDGILLDEEHRFAMIDALHAREYLELMIDNSDPVPLQAVRAVPF; this is encoded by the coding sequence ATGCTCAAGTTTATGGCCTTTGGCGACGTGCACGCTGATTTTGAGACATTGTGGGCCGCCCTGCGCGCCGCGAGCTGTGTGGACGGCTCGTTCATGCCGACGCCTCCAGTGCGCTCGGGTCTGTTTCAGGTGGTCCTCATCGGCGATCTGGTGCATCCCAAGAACGAGGGCGAATATGCCCGCCTGATCGGCCTGCCGCGTTTTCACATGCGTGATCCGGATCATCTGCTGCTGGCGGCGCGCAATCAGGCGGCTGGGCTGGAGCGGCTCCGCCTTTATCAGGCTGCCGCGCCGCACGCGGTCCATATCCTGCTGGGCAACCACGATGACGCTGTGTTGAACGGCAGCTATACCCTGGGCACCAGCGGCGGTCTGGTTCACCTGGAATTTGATCCCGAGCGCGGTGGTGTGCTGCTGCCCGAACACCTGCGAACCTGGATCGGCCAGTTCCCTCGCGAACTGCGGGTCGGTGCAGTACAGTTCGCCCACGTCTCGCCGTTGCCCGCCCACACCCAATACGACGATCTGTTCTATGGCGACCGCAGCACCAAGCACTGGTTCCGGGACACGCCGGAGTATGTGGAGATGGCTGGTCTGGCGTTTGGCGTCTACGGCCATACCCAGATTGACGACGGCATCCTCCTGGACGAGGAACACCGGTTCGCCATGATTGACGCCCTTCACGCCCGCGAGTACCTGGAACTGATGATCGACAACTCCGATCCGGTGCCGTTGCAGGCGGTCCGTGCGGTGCCATTCTGA
- a CDS encoding NUDIX hydrolase has translation MTDIRLHLGGLKFSVRVVIVCIRNGKLLANTEQGIGFWYLPGGALATDEDVRRCAEREWLEETGVLPGQMRLLGIVENFFGPAHRRQHEIGFYFHMDPPAELPDEPFSVLDDANVLSEWIPVDEIESRPVYPLALRELLGGDSGAVRHIVNREDLA, from the coding sequence ATGACCGACATACGGCTGCACCTGGGCGGCCTGAAGTTCAGCGTACGCGTGGTCATCGTGTGTATCCGGAATGGAAAGCTGCTGGCCAATACCGAACAGGGTATCGGCTTCTGGTATCTGCCCGGCGGCGCACTCGCCACCGATGAGGACGTGCGCCGCTGCGCCGAGCGTGAATGGCTGGAGGAAACTGGCGTCTTGCCGGGACAGATGAGATTGCTGGGCATTGTGGAGAACTTCTTCGGGCCGGCACATCGGCGTCAGCATGAGATCGGCTTTTATTTCCACATGGACCCCCCCGCCGAACTGCCTGACGAGCCGTTCTCCGTGTTGGACGATGCCAACGTGCTCAGCGAATGGATTCCAGTCGACGAGATTGAATCCCGCCCCGTCTATCCTCTCGCTCTCCGTGAGCTGCTGGGCGGAGACTCCGGGGCGGTGCGACACATCGTGAACCGGGAAGACCTGGCCTAA
- the nudC gene encoding NAD(+) diphosphatase, with protein MVSRPIRFEDLTELPDGPATWFIFQGHKLLLRGDHTLPVGRAEDFAVDLVRPLGLLDGQPYVCAQLQGDPPDGYSLTPLRALLGRLDDDLSGLAGYAAQVLDFNRTHQFCGRCATPLIFAGYEHSKVCPSCSLSVYPRVAPVAMVLIRRGSGPDTELLLARGPNFAPGVYSALAGFVQPSETLEHAAAREVQEEVGVEIRNLRYVLSQPWPFPHSLMIGFDAKWDGGEIALQPEEIEDARWFPIASLPHLPPPFSIARQLIDRAVSLGRRVDPYPVSHDHSF; from the coding sequence ATGGTCTCCCGTCCCATACGCTTCGAGGACCTGACCGAGTTGCCGGACGGCCCGGCCACCTGGTTCATCTTCCAGGGCCACAAACTGCTGCTGCGCGGGGATCACACGCTGCCAGTGGGCCGCGCGGAAGACTTCGCGGTCGATCTGGTCCGCCCGCTGGGCCTGCTGGACGGTCAACCCTACGTCTGTGCGCAGTTGCAGGGGGACCCGCCGGACGGGTACAGTCTCACGCCGTTGCGGGCGCTGCTGGGACGACTGGACGACGATCTGTCCGGGCTGGCCGGATACGCCGCCCAGGTGCTGGACTTCAACCGCACCCACCAGTTCTGCGGGCGCTGCGCCACGCCGCTGATTTTTGCGGGCTACGAGCATTCCAAAGTGTGCCCCAGTTGCAGCCTGAGCGTGTATCCACGCGTGGCCCCGGTGGCGATGGTACTGATCCGGCGGGGCAGCGGTCCGGACACCGAACTGCTGCTGGCTCGCGGCCCGAATTTCGCGCCCGGCGTCTATTCGGCGCTGGCAGGCTTCGTGCAGCCCTCCGAGACGCTGGAACACGCCGCTGCGCGCGAGGTTCAGGAGGAGGTGGGGGTGGAGATCAGGAACCTGCGCTACGTCCTGAGCCAGCCCTGGCCCTTTCCCCACTCGTTGATGATCGGCTTCGACGCCAAATGGGACGGCGGCGAGATCGCCCTGCAGCCCGAAGAGATCGAGGATGCACGGTGGTTTCCCATCGCCAGCCTCCCGCACCTTCCCCCGCCCTTCAGCATCGCGCGCCAGCTCATTGACCGCGCGGTGTCCCTGGGACGACGGGTAGACCCCTATCCTGTTTCCCATGACCACTCCTTCTGA
- a CDS encoding vWA domain-containing protein, whose protein sequence is MPDFQHLISGSRLRIRGKSAFFATLLLHAEFVPSREVAAAGTDGERVYVNPEVAASLPSDVLDGLLLHEVLHAALSHVERRGPREKKRWNKSADLIVNGMVDAAGLPTPPSSRRDDHLEKLSVEEVYTALLAEGEEDGEGDEGGDDLLDGPPSDAPPKNGQKSSNAAKQWQQAMAKARSMDAMSGGQGDDPLGAHRELARLAPARLDWRAHLWRFLARTPVDFGGFDRRFVGRGLYLEALDDESLSALIAVDTSGSVDDEAVKALVGEVQGVLGAYPHVRATLYYADTEAYGPHELSPGGAIPAPQGGGGTDFRPIFRLLDDHEPDVLIYLTDGYGDFPDAAPRMPTLWVVPPGGLEDEGFPFGEVLRLEEG, encoded by the coding sequence ATGCCTGACTTCCAGCACCTGATCTCCGGCTCAAGATTACGGATTCGCGGCAAGTCGGCCTTCTTCGCCACGCTGCTGCTGCACGCGGAGTTCGTGCCGTCGCGCGAGGTGGCGGCGGCAGGTACGGACGGCGAGCGGGTCTACGTGAATCCGGAAGTGGCGGCCTCGCTGCCCTCCGACGTGCTGGACGGCCTGCTGCTGCACGAGGTCCTGCATGCCGCGCTCTCGCATGTGGAACGGCGCGGCCCGCGTGAGAAGAAGCGCTGGAACAAGTCGGCCGACCTGATCGTGAACGGCATGGTGGACGCGGCGGGCTTGCCCACGCCGCCGAGTTCGCGCCGCGATGACCATCTGGAAAAGCTGAGCGTGGAGGAGGTCTACACCGCGCTGCTGGCCGAGGGTGAGGAGGACGGCGAGGGTGATGAGGGCGGCGACGACCTGCTGGACGGCCCCCCCAGCGACGCGCCCCCGAAAAACGGCCAGAAGTCATCCAACGCCGCGAAACAATGGCAGCAGGCGATGGCCAAGGCCCGCAGCATGGACGCCATGAGCGGCGGCCAGGGCGACGATCCGCTGGGCGCACACCGCGAGCTGGCGCGGCTGGCCCCGGCGCGGCTGGACTGGCGGGCGCACCTGTGGCGTTTTCTGGCCCGGACTCCAGTGGACTTCGGGGGCTTTGACCGCCGCTTCGTGGGACGCGGGCTGTATCTGGAAGCTCTGGACGACGAGAGCCTGAGTGCCTTAATTGCGGTGGACACCTCCGGCAGCGTCGACGACGAGGCGGTCAAAGCGCTGGTGGGCGAGGTCCAGGGCGTGCTGGGAGCGTACCCGCACGTCCGCGCCACCCTGTACTACGCCGACACCGAGGCGTACGGGCCACACGAGCTGTCACCCGGGGGCGCCATTCCCGCGCCGCAGGGGGGCGGCGGCACAGATTTTCGCCCCATTTTCAGGCTGCTGGATGACCACGAGCCGGACGTGCTGATCTACCTGACCGACGGCTACGGCGACTTCCCCGACGCCGCGCCGCGAATGCCGACACTATGGGTGGTGCCCCCCGGCGGGCTGGAGGACGAGGGTTTTCCCTTCGGTGAGGTCCTGCGGCTAGAGGAGGGCTGA
- a CDS encoding ATP-binding protein, with product MSLTANELQTYLSALIAGELKLSTMIWGPPGVGKSSVVAQVAQERGLDFVDVRLSQLAPTDLRGLPVPQADGQGSGVSKWYPPEFLPRGGQGILFLDEVNMAPPTMQGMAQQLILDRRVGSYVLPDGWFVWAAGNRKEDRASVFDMPAPLANRFLHLTVRPDFDSWRSYALGRNLHEHVIAFLTFRPELLHRLDPQQPAWPSPRAWEMASGLHRAGLDVAPAIGEAAGAEFSAFVRLYEQLPDLGIVLEGRGGGLRLPDEPSVRYAAVVGLAARAQSADAAYHAFTWLADSAGPEWLQLYVATLVSKFQAIGQLGELAALVARDERLAALVEGTLAMSEGG from the coding sequence TTGTCCTTAACTGCCAATGAACTTCAGACGTACCTGTCGGCCCTGATCGCGGGCGAACTCAAGCTGTCCACCATGATCTGGGGACCGCCCGGTGTGGGCAAGAGCAGCGTGGTGGCGCAGGTGGCGCAGGAACGCGGGCTGGATTTCGTGGACGTGAGACTGTCGCAACTGGCCCCCACCGATCTGCGCGGCCTGCCGGTGCCGCAGGCGGACGGCCAGGGCAGCGGCGTGAGCAAGTGGTATCCGCCCGAATTCCTGCCACGCGGCGGCCAGGGCATCCTGTTTCTGGACGAGGTCAATATGGCTCCGCCCACCATGCAGGGCATGGCCCAGCAACTGATTCTGGACCGCCGGGTGGGCAGTTACGTGCTGCCCGACGGCTGGTTCGTGTGGGCGGCGGGCAACCGCAAGGAGGACCGCGCCAGCGTCTTTGACATGCCCGCTCCGCTGGCCAACCGCTTCCTGCACCTGACGGTGCGGCCCGATTTCGACTCGTGGCGCAGCTACGCGCTGGGACGCAACCTGCACGAGCATGTGATCGCCTTCCTCACCTTCCGGCCGGAGTTGCTGCACCGCCTGGACCCCCAGCAACCCGCGTGGCCCAGCCCACGTGCCTGGGAGATGGCATCGGGATTGCACCGCGCCGGATTGGACGTCGCCCCCGCGATTGGCGAGGCGGCGGGGGCCGAGTTCAGCGCCTTCGTGCGGCTGTACGAGCAATTGCCCGATCTGGGCATCGTGCTGGAGGGCCGGGGCGGCGGCCTGCGGCTGCCCGACGAGCCCAGCGTGCGCTACGCCGCCGTCGTCGGGCTGGCGGCCCGGGCACAGAGCGCCGACGCCGCGTACCACGCCTTCACCTGGCTGGCCGACAGCGCTGGACCGGAGTGGCTGCAACTGTATGTCGCCACCCTGGTCAGCAAGTTCCAGGCCATTGGCCAGCTGGGCGAACTGGCCGCGCTGGTGGCCCGCGACGAGCGACTGGCCGCGCTGGTGGAGGGCACGCTGGCCATGTCGGAGGGGGGATGA
- a CDS encoding heterodisulfide reductase-related iron-sulfur binding cluster, whose product MLPLTHQILFLVFAVITGAFGLWGFYRLYLRVRRGAPATERRFDLPGRRILDAVRVSLTQERTFRRRTVISVLHSFIFYGFVFYLLVNVVDGLEGYLRFTISSENPLGAAYNLLADVLSFLVLFGVVALVIRRLFTPSRRDFRFSEKTLLHPLLKNNYIQRDSLIVSAFIFFHVGSRVLGNAAKVVAEGGDAFQPFSNAVGSALFAGLSESSLLGWRIFGFWGALGSVLLFLAYFPFTKHIHIFMAPLNYTFKRPVGSGVLPPMKGLEEAMEAEEPRLGVEKLEELEWPRLLDAYACIQCNRCQDVCPANATGKALSPAALEINKRMELNVIAAHPSPFTLKAAPFESGASTAHPLLEYAISEEAVWACTTCGACMQVCPVQDEQMLDIIDIRRQQVMVAGEFPQQLQTAFRGMERASNPWGISRDKRMEWAEGLKVPTIDENPEPDVIYWVGCAAAYDPGAQKVARSFVQLLDKAGVNYAVLGKKEACTGDSARRAGNEFLYQTLAQENVETLNSVRPKLIVATCPHCMNIIGGEYPQIGGHYKTIHHTEYLETLVAAGKLPLAELADNVTYHDPCYLGRHNGVYDAPRTLITRMAGEVLKLERERENSFCCGAGGAQFWKEEEEGRERVSDNRFRELQARLDGAKQASEEFEQTGKVVAVGCPFCKAMLNSTPEKQKRDDIVVKDVAELMLESMQRATGEWVAPTAAPDNALAESDQPVVPNAEAPMARPGAVRSADAPDDVVGETAADVANAQPGSPVENADTQPEPQAAHPEGVTERKAWKPKAEAAPAQPVPAESGAAPARKSWKPQGGADDVSAEPAQAGAGETPARKAWKPKAGADDVAPVAEARVEETAPTPSPARKAWKPQGKSDDVSAAPVLPESVAEVPARKAWQPKGKADDVSAEPVAKGPAPAPETSEGAPVRKAWKPQAKVEAAEPTAVQSAAPEAPTQPEPAPSGGERKKWTPKASGAGADTSVADSLSPEAAPEPQTAAAPADSTTTGRPKWQPKTKVEAAPVAGPVDDALIPEHVQRFEVGESALQEGQGASAEPERSEPSASGRKKWVPKKKD is encoded by the coding sequence GTGCTGCCCCTTACCCATCAGATTCTGTTTCTCGTCTTTGCCGTCATCACCGGGGCGTTTGGCCTGTGGGGCTTTTACCGCCTGTACCTCCGCGTTCGCCGGGGAGCGCCCGCCACGGAGCGCCGCTTTGATCTTCCGGGCCGCCGCATCCTGGACGCCGTCCGGGTGAGCCTGACCCAGGAGCGCACTTTCCGTCGCCGCACGGTCATCAGCGTGCTGCACAGCTTCATTTTCTACGGCTTTGTGTTCTACCTGCTGGTCAACGTTGTGGATGGGCTCGAAGGGTATCTCCGGTTTACCATCTCCTCGGAAAATCCGCTGGGTGCGGCGTACAACCTGCTCGCCGACGTCCTGAGCTTCCTGGTGCTGTTCGGTGTGGTGGCGCTGGTGATTCGCCGCCTGTTCACTCCCAGCAGACGCGATTTCCGCTTCAGTGAAAAGACGCTGCTGCACCCCCTGCTCAAAAACAATTACATCCAGCGCGACAGCCTGATCGTCTCGGCGTTCATCTTCTTCCACGTCGGCAGCCGGGTGCTGGGAAATGCGGCCAAGGTGGTGGCCGAGGGCGGCGACGCGTTTCAGCCGTTCTCGAATGCGGTGGGCTCGGCGCTGTTTGCGGGCCTGAGCGAATCCAGCCTGCTCGGCTGGCGCATCTTCGGCTTCTGGGGCGCGCTGGGCAGCGTCCTGCTGTTCCTGGCGTACTTCCCGTTCACCAAGCACATCCATATCTTCATGGCTCCCCTGAACTACACCTTCAAACGTCCGGTGGGCAGCGGCGTGCTGCCGCCCATGAAGGGCCTGGAAGAGGCGATGGAGGCCGAGGAGCCGCGCCTGGGCGTAGAAAAGCTCGAAGAGCTGGAATGGCCGCGCCTACTGGACGCCTACGCCTGTATCCAGTGCAACCGCTGCCAAGATGTGTGCCCGGCCAATGCCACCGGCAAGGCGCTGTCTCCTGCCGCGCTGGAGATTAACAAGCGCATGGAACTGAACGTGATCGCCGCGCATCCCAGTCCGTTCACCCTCAAGGCCGCGCCGTTCGAGTCCGGGGCCAGCACCGCGCATCCCCTGTTGGAATACGCCATCAGCGAGGAAGCGGTGTGGGCTTGCACCACCTGCGGCGCGTGCATGCAGGTGTGCCCGGTGCAGGACGAGCAGATGCTCGACATCATCGACATCCGCCGCCAGCAGGTGATGGTCGCCGGGGAGTTCCCGCAGCAGCTCCAGACCGCCTTCCGGGGCATGGAGCGCGCGTCGAATCCCTGGGGCATCTCGCGTGACAAGCGCATGGAATGGGCCGAGGGCCTGAAAGTGCCCACCATCGACGAGAACCCCGAACCCGACGTCATCTACTGGGTGGGCTGCGCCGCCGCCTACGATCCGGGCGCGCAGAAGGTGGCCCGCTCGTTCGTGCAACTGCTGGACAAAGCCGGGGTCAATTACGCCGTGCTGGGCAAGAAGGAGGCGTGTACCGGGGACAGCGCCCGCCGCGCCGGGAATGAATTCCTGTACCAGACGCTGGCGCAGGAGAACGTGGAGACGCTGAACAGCGTCCGGCCCAAGCTGATCGTCGCCACCTGCCCGCACTGCATGAACATCATTGGGGGCGAGTACCCGCAGATTGGTGGGCATTACAAGACGATCCACCACACCGAATACCTGGAGACGCTGGTGGCCGCTGGCAAGCTCCCGCTGGCCGAACTTGCGGACAACGTGACCTACCACGATCCCTGCTACCTGGGCCGCCACAACGGGGTATACGATGCGCCCCGCACGTTGATCACCAGGATGGCGGGCGAGGTCCTGAAACTGGAACGTGAGCGCGAGAATTCCTTTTGCTGTGGCGCAGGTGGCGCGCAATTCTGGAAGGAGGAGGAGGAGGGCCGCGAGCGCGTCTCCGACAACCGGTTCCGTGAGTTGCAGGCGCGGCTGGACGGGGCGAAACAGGCCTCCGAAGAGTTTGAGCAGACCGGGAAGGTGGTGGCGGTGGGCTGCCCCTTCTGCAAGGCCATGCTCAACAGCACGCCGGAAAAGCAGAAACGCGACGACATCGTGGTCAAGGACGTGGCCGAGCTGATGCTGGAAAGCATGCAGCGCGCCACCGGCGAGTGGGTGGCTCCTACCGCCGCGCCCGACAATGCCCTGGCCGAGTCGGACCAGCCGGTGGTGCCCAACGCCGAGGCACCCATGGCACGCCCGGGCGCGGTGCGCTCTGCCGACGCGCCGGACGACGTGGTGGGCGAAACCGCTGCAGACGTGGCGAATGCCCAGCCAGGCAGCCCGGTGGAAAATGCCGACACCCAGCCGGAGCCGCAGGCTGCCCACCCCGAAGGGGTTACCGAGCGCAAGGCATGGAAGCCGAAAGCCGAGGCTGCTCCCGCTCAACCCGTACCGGCTGAGAGCGGCGCCGCGCCTGCCCGCAAGAGCTGGAAGCCGCAGGGCGGGGCGGATGACGTGAGCGCCGAGCCTGCTCAGGCCGGCGCCGGGGAGACGCCAGCCCGCAAAGCCTGGAAGCCCAAGGCGGGTGCGGATGATGTGGCTCCTGTTGCCGAGGCCAGGGTGGAAGAAACGGCGCCCACTCCATCCCCTGCCCGCAAAGCCTGGAAGCCGCAGGGCAAATCGGACGACGTGAGCGCTGCCCCGGTCCTCCCCGAATCCGTTGCTGAGGTCCCCGCCCGCAAGGCGTGGCAGCCCAAAGGCAAGGCCGATGACGTGAGTGCCGAGCCTGTGGCCAAGGGACCTGCCCCCGCCCCTGAAACATCCGAAGGTGCGCCCGTCCGTAAGGCGTGGAAGCCACAGGCGAAAGTGGAAGCGGCGGAACCCACAGCAGTTCAGTCAGCCGCCCCTGAGGCTCCCACCCAGCCTGAGCCCGCGCCCAGTGGGGGAGAGCGCAAGAAGTGGACGCCGAAAGCCAGCGGTGCGGGTGCAGACACGTCAGTTGCCGACAGTCTCTCTCCAGAGGCCGCTCCGGAACCCCAGACGGCCGCAGCCCCAGCCGACTCCACGACTACCGGGCGCCCCAAATGGCAGCCGAAAACCAAGGTGGAAGCCGCCCCGGTCGCCGGGCCTGTTGACGATGCGTTGATCCCCGAGCACGTCCAGCGGTTCGAAGTGGGCGAGAGCGCGCTGCAAGAAGGCCAGGGGGCGTCCGCTGAGCCGGAGCGCAGTGAACCCAGCGCGAGTGGACGCAAGAAGTGGGTGCCGAAGAAGAAAGATTGA
- a CDS encoding DegV family protein, translating into MTIAIVTDSTSDLNPELCAQHGIFSVPLYVLFDGKMHKDGIEITPPELFAGLRAGKKTPSTSQPSPAEFADVYSKALETVDQVLSIHISGQLSGTVGSARLAAQDFGEKVTVLDTGSVSMGLGMRVLRAAELAQAGKTVPEILAELDRVGREADIRFTVDTLDFLKINGRIGGAQALLGGLLNIKPILVVKKGRVESGGRVRGHKKAVQDLVDYTRKYVETHGGARVAFLSTVGGEDYVQEVRAGLAGLRFTDLGDHGIGAVVATHAGPGTMGVTLEPL; encoded by the coding sequence ATGACCATCGCCATCGTCACCGATTCCACGAGTGACCTGAATCCGGAACTCTGCGCCCAGCACGGGATCTTCAGCGTGCCCCTGTACGTGCTGTTCGATGGCAAGATGCACAAGGACGGCATTGAGATCACGCCGCCCGAACTGTTCGCGGGTCTCCGGGCGGGCAAGAAGACCCCCAGCACCTCCCAGCCCAGCCCCGCTGAATTCGCCGATGTGTACAGCAAGGCGCTGGAAACGGTGGATCAGGTGCTGAGCATTCACATCAGCGGGCAACTGTCGGGAACCGTAGGCAGCGCCCGGCTGGCGGCGCAGGATTTCGGCGAGAAGGTGACCGTGCTGGATACCGGGTCGGTCAGCATGGGTCTGGGCATGCGTGTGCTGCGCGCCGCCGAACTGGCTCAGGCTGGAAAAACGGTTCCCGAAATCCTGGCCGAACTGGATCGGGTCGGCAGGGAAGCCGACATCCGCTTCACGGTCGACACGCTGGATTTCCTCAAAATCAACGGGCGGATCGGCGGGGCGCAGGCGCTGCTGGGTGGGTTGCTCAACATCAAGCCGATTCTGGTGGTTAAGAAAGGACGGGTAGAGAGCGGTGGGCGTGTGCGCGGCCACAAGAAGGCCGTTCAGGATCTGGTGGACTACACCCGCAAGTACGTTGAAACGCATGGCGGTGCCCGGGTGGCATTTCTCTCCACGGTAGGGGGTGAGGATTACGTGCAGGAGGTTCGTGCCGGACTGGCGGGGCTGCGATTCACGGACCTGGGAGATCACGGCATCGGCGCGGTGGTGGCCACGCACGCCGGGCCAGGAACGATGGGCGTGACCCTGGAACCCCTCTGA
- a CDS encoding serine hydrolase: protein MLLTACHRVPAEVGRADTSEPDVVLEPVTPRPDAGVRTVMRSRSGGCLSAAPAVGKAPPPPLPLSGRLGLWVAQIDPVTLEPVNAVGTNPNSVFPLASTYKQAVLWALLREFDAGRLSPTERFDVTRENQSLGSYPFDGSNVKTLSLRMIANSDNTATDILHRRIGLQRVQAVADGLGLCRTRLILPTRDWWVAQAGLSSTFNSTARWASATGKSRERLAASIDADARKYRADDIQHRLDVYLDTRHDPADDLRVHNLSTPYEWGTLLAHEFLRPGLSPRAVKWQREAMALGFGRAALTWGPQIHWFGGKGGNGWGILTYSGYFQTKDGRRVVYAFMQHGANQTYTMPNTRRAFAWINAGIEAVLGPVPPLPKVSIRTSSKSQLPKPKP, encoded by the coding sequence ATGCTGCTGACGGCCTGCCACAGGGTGCCTGCGGAGGTGGGTCGGGCCGACACCAGCGAGCCTGACGTGGTGCTGGAACCCGTCACGCCTCGCCCCGATGCCGGGGTGCGCACTGTGATGAGAAGCCGCTCGGGCGGCTGCCTGAGTGCCGCGCCTGCCGTCGGCAAAGCGCCGCCGCCGCCCTTGCCCCTGAGCGGGCGGCTGGGCCTGTGGGTGGCACAGATCGACCCCGTCACGCTGGAACCCGTAAATGCCGTCGGCACCAATCCGAACAGCGTCTTCCCGCTGGCGAGCACCTACAAGCAGGCTGTGCTGTGGGCACTGCTGCGGGAGTTCGATGCGGGCCGCCTGAGCCCCACCGAGCGTTTCGATGTGACCCGCGAGAACCAGAGCCTGGGGAGCTATCCCTTTGATGGCAGCAACGTCAAGACCCTCAGCCTCCGCATGATCGCCAATAGTGACAACACCGCCACCGATATCCTGCACCGCCGCATAGGGTTGCAGCGCGTGCAGGCGGTGGCCGACGGGCTGGGCCTGTGCCGCACCCGCCTGATCCTGCCCACCCGCGACTGGTGGGTGGCTCAGGCGGGCCTGTCCTCCACCTTCAACAGCACCGCGCGCTGGGCATCGGCGACGGGCAAGAGTCGCGAACGGCTGGCTGCCAGCATCGACGCCGACGCCCGCAAATACCGCGCTGATGACATCCAGCACCGCCTGGACGTGTATCTGGACACTAGACATGACCCCGCCGATGATTTGCGGGTGCACAACCTCAGCACGCCGTATGAATGGGGCACGCTGCTCGCCCATGAATTCCTGCGTCCCGGCCTGTCGCCGCGCGCGGTGAAGTGGCAGCGTGAGGCCATGGCCCTGGGCTTCGGCAGGGCGGCACTGACCTGGGGGCCGCAGATCCACTGGTTTGGCGGCAAGGGCGGCAACGGCTGGGGCATCCTGACCTATAGTGGCTACTTTCAGACAAAAGACGGGCGGCGGGTCGTGTACGCCTTCATGCAGCACGGCGCAAACCAGACCTACACCATGCCCAACACCCGCCGCGCCTTCGCCTGGATCAACGCCGGAATTGAGGCGGTGCTGGGGCCAGTGCCACCGCTGCCCAAGGTTTCGATTCGGACCAGTTCAAAGTCCCAATTGCCGAAACCGAAGCCATAA
- the ddrA gene encoding single-stranded DNA-binding protein DdrA has translation MKLSDVQKRLQAPFPSHLVGWKPQTFTKDRSRALILSYVDARAVQDRLDAICPDAWSFEIEVVPGTAVATVKGRLTVLGVTREDIGEAPEGNLGTLKAASSDALKRCAVQFGIGRYLYDLPKQWVEWDDVKRQPKVTPELPDWARPDHERSPGGAHLVQAMEQLRYELPEDLELQREVYKHLKAALGSIHPAPVSQGQAA, from the coding sequence ATGAAGCTCAGCGATGTTCAGAAACGACTCCAGGCTCCGTTTCCGTCCCATCTGGTGGGCTGGAAACCCCAGACATTCACGAAGGACCGCAGCCGCGCGCTGATCCTGTCTTACGTGGATGCCCGTGCGGTGCAGGACCGACTCGACGCCATCTGTCCCGACGCCTGGAGCTTTGAGATCGAGGTTGTTCCGGGCACGGCCGTCGCCACGGTCAAGGGCCGCCTGACCGTCTTGGGTGTGACCCGCGAGGATATCGGCGAGGCCCCCGAGGGCAACCTGGGTACCCTTAAAGCCGCTTCCTCTGACGCCCTCAAGCGCTGCGCCGTGCAGTTCGGGATCGGACGCTACCTGTACGATCTGCCCAAGCAGTGGGTGGAATGGGACGACGTCAAACGCCAGCCCAAGGTGACCCCTGAGCTGCCCGACTGGGCGCGGCCCGATCACGAGCGCAGCCCCGGCGGCGCACACCTGGTGCAGGCGATGGAGCAGCTGCGCTACGAACTGCCCGAGGATCTGGAACTGCAACGTGAGGTCTACAAGCACCTCAAGGCCGCGCTGGGCAGCATTCACCCGGCGCCCGTGAGCCAGGGTCAGGCCGCGTGA